One Actinomycetota bacterium genomic window, CGACCTCGGTCGCCTTGATCTTGGCCATCGAGGCCTCGCGCGGGAACAGCTTCGTCGGGTCCTCGTCGACCCTGGCCGCAACGTCGTAGACCAGCAGGCGCGCACACTCGAGCTCGATCGCCATGTCGGCGATCCGGTGCTTGATGACCTGGAACGAGCCGATCGGACGGTCGAACTGCTTCCGCTCCTTCACGTACTGGAGCGCGTCCTCGAACGCCCGCTGACCGACGCCGAGGATGAGCGCCGCGATGATCAGCCGCTCGACGTTGAGCCCGGCCATCAGCTGCATCCACGCCTGATCCGCCTGTCCCAAGACGTTGGCGGCGGGCACGAAGCAGTCGTTGAAAAACACGTCGTTCTGCTCGCGGCCGCCCATCGTCTCGATGCCGCGGATCTCGAGGCCGGCGGCATCGGTCGGAACAGAGATCATCGACAGCCCCTCGTGCTTCGAGCCGTTCGTATCGGTGCGGCACACGAGCAGGATGTGGTCGGAGATGTGTGCGCCGGAGATCCACGTCTTGTGACCGTTGATCACGAAGCCGCCGTCACGTCGCTCGGCCCGGCACTTCAGCGAGCCGACGTCCGACCCCGAGTCCGGCTCCGACATCGCGATGGCTTCGTTCCGGCCGCGCACGATACCGCCGAGGATCTCGTTCTTCTGCTCCTCGGTCCCGAACCGCTGGTAGGCCCCACCGACGATCGCCGTCACGGCGTAGTGCGCGATCGGGAGCTGCCCGCGCCCGATCTCCTCGAGGAAAAGGCACAGGTCGACCATCCCGCCGCCGGCGCCGCCGTACTCCTCGGGGATCCCGATCCCGAGCCACCCCAGGTCGGCGACCTTCTCGTACAGCTCCTGGTTGTGCGGCGACGTTCCGTTGTTCGTGAGCGCGTTGCGCTGCTCGCGGCTTCCCGACTCTCGCTTACAGAAGTCGCGGATCGCCTCGACGAACGCCTTCTGCTCTTCCGACAGGCGGGTCATCGCTTCGCCGCCCCAGAAGTTCCCGGCAGGTCGGCCTTGCGGTACATCGTCACGACGACCGCGCCGCCGAGCCCGATGTTGTGTTGGAGCCCCAGCTTCGCGCCCGGCACCTGACGAGCGTCGGCGGTTCCGCGCATCTGCCACGTGAGCTCCGAGCACTGCGCGAGCCCGGTGGCGCCGAGCGGATGGCCCTTCGAGATGAGTCCGCCGGACGGGTTGACGACCCAGCGGCCGCCGTAGGTCGTCGCCTGCTCGTCGACCAACGTTCCGCCCTTCCCCTCCTCGCATAGGCCGAGCGCCTCGTAGGTTATGAGCTCGTTGGTCGAGAAGCAGTCGTGCAGCTCGATCACGTCGACGTCTTCCGGCCCGTAGCCCGACTTCTCGTAGACCTGCTGCGCGGCCTTGCGGGTCATGTCCGACCCGACCAGCGAGATCGCGCTGCGGCGGT contains:
- a CDS encoding acyl-CoA dehydrogenase family protein, whose amino-acid sequence is MTRLSEEQKAFVEAIRDFCKRESGSREQRNALTNNGTSPHNQELYEKVADLGWLGIGIPEEYGGAGGGMVDLCLFLEEIGRGQLPIAHYAVTAIVGGAYQRFGTEEQKNEILGGIVRGRNEAIAMSEPDSGSDVGSLKCRAERRDGGFVINGHKTWISGAHISDHILLVCRTDTNGSKHEGLSMISVPTDAAGLEIRGIETMGGREQNDVFFNDCFVPAANVLGQADQAWMQLMAGLNVERLIIAALILGVGQRAFEDALQYVKERKQFDRPIGSFQVIKHRIADMAIELECARLLVYDVAARVDEDPTKLFPREASMAKIKATEVAKKVAIEGMQMLGGNGYTTEYEMERLVRTTLVSTVYGGTSEIQREIVAKTFGL